From the genome of Biomphalaria glabrata chromosome 1, xgBioGlab47.1, whole genome shotgun sequence, one region includes:
- the LOC106066090 gene encoding growth hormone secretagogue receptor type 1-like isoform X1 has translation MTSTTTFSNGSDLSENWDSEVLRLNALTGDIKSIYLWVVFGIGFPGNIFCILTVLTMQQMTTATFFVSLLAFYDACTLTVKLVYHQLGKHQVYLGSMGCKMAFLSNFFSAQANWVLVFICAERFVAVCFPLKKAYIVTKRRSYVCSAVMFIALLIPFALLYVFMRDSDPSGRHCGTFEEYVQFWIHGWYWINSFIYLFIPLFCIVILTAFIIRGLTRSRVDRRSIMRTSSKGEHGNRRLMVEVERLERSITVMLIMAALIFTILLLPSCVFLLAFTDSENPLVRARWRLFDQIQYVFSDSSHAVNFFLYFFSAQRFRNQFLCLLTCRTRRLTNQRHRCTESGVTKYSIALSRGEET, from the coding sequence GGATAGTGAAGTACTTCGACTCAATGCACTCACTGGAGATATCAAAAGTATCTACCTCTGGGTGGTGTTCGGCATCGGATTTCCTGGCAACATCTTTTGCATTCTGACCGTCCTGACCATGCAGCAGATGACCACAGCgactttctttgtctctctgcTAGCCTTCTACGACGCTTGTACCCTGACTGTAAAGCTGGTTTACCATCAGCTCGGCAAACATCAAGTGTACCTGGGATCCATGGGATGCAAGATGGCTTTCCTGTCCAACTTCTTCTCTGCGCAGGCCAACTGGGTCCTGGTCTTCATCTGCGCCGAGAGGTTTGTCGCTGTTTGTTTCCCACTGAAAAAGGCTTATATCGTAACGAAACGTCGCAGTTACGTCTGCTCGGCAGTCATGTTCATTGCGCTGCTCATTCCTTTCGCTTTACTCTATGTGTTCATGCGAGACAGCGACCCTTCAGGCCGCCACTGCGGGACATTTGAGGAGTACGTCCAATTCTGGATTCACGGGTGGTACTGGATTAACTCTTTCATCTACTTGTTCATCCCCCTCTTCTGCATTGTTATACTCACCGCCTTCATCATCAGAGGTCTGACACGATCCAGGGTTGACCGCCGGAGCATCATGCGGACTAGCTCCAAGGGCGAACACGGAAACAGGAGACTGATGGTAGAGGTCGAACGCTTAGAGAGAAGCATTACGGTAATGCTTATCATGGCGGCTCTAATTTTTACTATTCTGTTATTACCCTCGTGCGTATTTCTACTGGCATTCACAGACTCGGAGAATCCGTTAGTACGTGCGAGATGGAGACTGTTCGACCAGATTCAGTATGTCTTCTCGGACTCCTCCCACGCAGTGAacttctttctttactttttcaGCGCCCAGAGATTCCGGAACCAGTTTTTGTGTTTACTTACATGTAGGACTCGGAGGCTAACTAACCAGAGGCATCGTTGTACCGAATCTGGTGTTACTAAATATAGCATAGCTTTGAGTCGTGGGGAGGAAACATAG
- the LOC106066090 gene encoding growth hormone secretagogue receptor type 1-like isoform X2, translating to MQQMTTATFFVSLLAFYDACTLTVKLVYHQLGKHQVYLGSMGCKMAFLSNFFSAQANWVLVFICAERFVAVCFPLKKAYIVTKRRSYVCSAVMFIALLIPFALLYVFMRDSDPSGRHCGTFEEYVQFWIHGWYWINSFIYLFIPLFCIVILTAFIIRGLTRSRVDRRSIMRTSSKGEHGNRRLMVEVERLERSITVMLIMAALIFTILLLPSCVFLLAFTDSENPLVRARWRLFDQIQYVFSDSSHAVNFFLYFFSAQRFRNQFLCLLTCRTRRLTNQRHRCTESGVTKYSIALSRGEET from the coding sequence ATGCAGCAGATGACCACAGCgactttctttgtctctctgcTAGCCTTCTACGACGCTTGTACCCTGACTGTAAAGCTGGTTTACCATCAGCTCGGCAAACATCAAGTGTACCTGGGATCCATGGGATGCAAGATGGCTTTCCTGTCCAACTTCTTCTCTGCGCAGGCCAACTGGGTCCTGGTCTTCATCTGCGCCGAGAGGTTTGTCGCTGTTTGTTTCCCACTGAAAAAGGCTTATATCGTAACGAAACGTCGCAGTTACGTCTGCTCGGCAGTCATGTTCATTGCGCTGCTCATTCCTTTCGCTTTACTCTATGTGTTCATGCGAGACAGCGACCCTTCAGGCCGCCACTGCGGGACATTTGAGGAGTACGTCCAATTCTGGATTCACGGGTGGTACTGGATTAACTCTTTCATCTACTTGTTCATCCCCCTCTTCTGCATTGTTATACTCACCGCCTTCATCATCAGAGGTCTGACACGATCCAGGGTTGACCGCCGGAGCATCATGCGGACTAGCTCCAAGGGCGAACACGGAAACAGGAGACTGATGGTAGAGGTCGAACGCTTAGAGAGAAGCATTACGGTAATGCTTATCATGGCGGCTCTAATTTTTACTATTCTGTTATTACCCTCGTGCGTATTTCTACTGGCATTCACAGACTCGGAGAATCCGTTAGTACGTGCGAGATGGAGACTGTTCGACCAGATTCAGTATGTCTTCTCGGACTCCTCCCACGCAGTGAacttctttctttactttttcaGCGCCCAGAGATTCCGGAACCAGTTTTTGTGTTTACTTACATGTAGGACTCGGAGGCTAACTAACCAGAGGCATCGTTGTACCGAATCTGGTGTTACTAAATATAGCATAGCTTTGAGTCGTGGGGAGGAAACATAG